A window of Salmo trutta chromosome 5, fSalTru1.1, whole genome shotgun sequence contains these coding sequences:
- the si:dkey-165a24.9 gene encoding probable G-protein coupled receptor 132, whose translation MSNSNDSCNLPLNTDTLGLTYIYSLAFSLGLPCNLLSLWGLYQLGRSGGGGCQLVYILNLLLSDLLQLLTLPLWILYLQGAHRWPYGRPACEFVGYVFYVNVYASVVFLCIIALDRCLAIVHPLSSRGVRTVRVAAVLGVAVWTLTFLFCLGGLLPSVFDAERLLCLEQYPVSLRYAHFKIATVVMGFLLPCGILGYTSARIGVTLQHSPSVSDQGRHKITGILVVITVIFIVVFGPYHLVGGYRFVSLLLIDDPCELERSIFLCYRLCYGLTSLNTLLDPLFYIFLCHDARLELRRSLTPCLGQGHTAPKQVRLSLRGHPDQSDSV comes from the exons ATGTCCAACAGCAATGACAGCTGCAACCTCCCCCTGAACACCGACACACTTGGTCTCACCTACATCTACAGCCTGGCCTTCTCACTGGGTCTTCCTTGCAACCTGCTGTCCCTCTGGGGACTGTACCAACTGGGCCGGTCCGGCGGGGGTGGCTGTCAGCTGGTCTACATCCTCAACCTGCtgctctctgacctcctccagctcctcaccctccctctctggatcctCTATCTCCAGGGGGCGCACCGCTGGCCCTACGGCCGCCCCGCCTGCGAATTCGTGGGCTATGTCTTCTACGTCAACGTCTACGCTAGTGTGGTGTTCCTCTGTATCATCGCACTGGACCGTTGCCTGGCGATAGTACACCCGTTGAGTAGTCGTGGCGTTCGGACGGTGCGGGTGGCGGCGGTATTGGGGGTGGCGGTCTGGACGCTGACCTTTCTATTCTGTTTGGGCGGGCTTCTTCCGTCAGTGTTTGATGCAGAGAGGCTGTTGTGTCTGGAGCAGTACCCCGTCAGCCTCAGATATGCTCACTTTAAGATTGCTACGGTTGTCATGGGGTTCCTGCTGCCCTGTGGTATACTGGG CTACACTTCCGCCCGCATAGGCGTGACTCTCCAACACTCGCCATCCGTCTCCGACCAGGGCCGTCACAAAATCACAGGCATCCTTGTTGTCATCACCGTCATCTTCATCGTAGTCTTCGGACCCTACCACCTCGTTGGGGGGTACCGTTTCGTCTCCTTGCTCCTCATAGATGACCCCTGTGAGTTGGAGCGGTCCATCTTCCTGTGTTACCGGCTGTGCTACGGCCTGACGAGCCTCAACACCCTGCTGGACCCTCTGTTTTACATTTTCCTGTGTCATGACGCCCGTCTGGAGCTCCGCAGGTCACTGACGCCCTGTCTGGGACAGGGGCACACAGCCCCCAAACAGGTCAGACTCAGTCTCAGAGGGCATCCTGATCAGAGCGACAGTGTGTAG
- the ugt5g1 gene encoding UDP glucuronosyltransferase 5 family, polypeptide G1, translating into MMTVHLKSSNDVMGMCGGTAAVLRRILCLLLLLVVFVRGCRSNGSGGGRILVFPEDGSHWLNMEVILRELHSRGHNLTVLRSAKSWYIPQNSPVYTSITVNPAPPPAGEDLGPDFYTILMQRSLKLRRMLPVLRFLEQQKDTAAMLMMFHGEALCMISTILDDSVLVAKLRVSRFDLMLTDPAFPAGVLLAQYLGMPMVYNVRWLNAGEAHMTVAPTLPSYVPMYNSLFSDDMDLLQRTENFLRYLVILLQEHLVILPLYVNLLKRHFPPGADLLSMQRSADVWLMRVDFVFEFPRPTMPNVVYVGGFQCRPAEPLPADLEAFMQSSGEHGVVVMSLGTLVSALPKEVTEAVAQAFAKLPHKVVWRFLGERPSSLGNNTLLLDWLPQNDLLGHPKTRAFVAHGGTNGLYEAIYHGVPVLGLPLLFDQFDNVLRLQVRGVARVLEAATLTTEDFLEALRDVLENKSYRHNMQKLSGLHRDTPLSPLASATFWIEYVMRNGGASHLRTEAYSLPWYSYHSLDVAALLLALSGASLWASVYVCSRLCCRRSRRKTKLE; encoded by the exons ATGATGACAGTGCACTTGAAGAG CTCCAATGACGTAATGGGCATGTGCGGTGGAACAGCGGCGGTCCTTCGACGaatcctctgcctcctcctcctcctcgtcgtcTTCGTGCGGGGTTGCCGCAGTAACGGCAGCGGGGGAGGTAGAATCCTGGTCTTCCCAGAGGATGGCAGCCACTGGCTCAACATGGAGGTCATCCTCCGAGAGCTCCACTCCAGAGGTCACAACCTCACCGTGCTGCGCTCTGCCAAGAGCTGGTACATCCCCCAGAATTCCCCTGTCTACACCTCTATCACCGTGAACCCTGCTCCTCCTCCGGCGGGCGAGGACCTGGGTCCTGACTTCTACACCATCCTGATGCAGCGCTCACTGAAACTCCGCAGGATGTTACCGGTCCTCCGTTTTCTGGAGCAGCAGAAGGACACGGCGGCCATGTTGATGATGTTTCACGGCGAGGCACTCTGCATGATCTCCACCATCTTGGATGACTCTGTCCTCGTCGCCAAACTGAGGGTTTCCAGATTCGACCTGATGCTCACCGACCCTGCCTTCCCTGCTGGAGTGCTCCTGGCCCAATACCTGGGCATGCCCATGGTTTATAATGTCCGCTGGCTCAACGCAGGCGAGGCCCACATGACTGTCGCCCCCACGCTGCCCTCCTATGTTCCGATGTACAACTCCCTGTTCAGTGATGATATGGACCTCCTGCAGAGGACAGAGAACTTCCTGCGTTACCTGGTCATCCTCCTCCAGGAGCACCTGGTCATCCTGCCACTCTACGTCAACCTGCTCAAACGTCACTTCCCCCCTGGTGCTGACCTGCTCTCCATGCAGCGCTCAGCAGACGTGTGGCTGATGCGGGTGGACTTTGTCTTTGAGTTCCCGCGGCCTACCATGCCCAACGTGGTCTATGTGGGGGGCTTCCAGTGCCGTCCGGCTGAGCCACTTCCTGCTGACCTGGAGGCCTTCATGCAGAGCTCTGGAGAGCACGGGGTAGTGGTCATGTCTCTGGGAACGCTGGTGTCTGCCCTGCCTAAGGAGGTGACCGAAGCGGTGGCCCAAGCCTTTGCCAAGCTGCCCCACAAGGTGGTGTGGAGGTTCCTGGGAGAAAGACCCTCTTCCCTGGGGAACAACACCCTGCTACTGGACTGGCTCCCCCAGAACGACCTCCTGGGCCACCCCAAAACCCGCGCCTTTGTGGCTCACGGAGGCACCAACGGCCTGTATGAGGCCATCTACCACGGAGTCCCTGTGCTGGGCCTGCCGCTCCTCTTCGACCAGTTTGACAACGTCCTGCGGCTGCAGGTGCGCGGGGTGGCACGGGTGCTGGAGGCCGCCACTCTCACCACAGAGGACTTCCTGGAGGCCCTAAGGGATGTGCTGGAGAATAAGTCCTACCGCCACAACATGCAGAAGCTCTCTGGCCTGCACCGCGACACGCCCCTGTCCCCGCTCGCCAGCGCCACCTTCTGGATTGAGTACGTGATGAGGAACGGTGGAGCGTCCCACCTGCGCACTGAAGCCTACAGCCTGCCCTGGTACTCCTACCACAGCCTGGACGTGGCGGCGCTGCTCCTGGCCCTCAGCGGGGCCTCTCTCTGGGCCTCAGTCTATGTCTGCAGCAGGCTGTGCTGCAGGAGATCCAGGAGGAAGACCAAGCTGGAGTGA
- the LOC115194348 gene encoding prostaglandin D2 receptor 2, producing the protein MTNSSSSPGYCPLIQAMVNASVPSNSSAEVGALSLATVCLHGLVSAFGILENILILGVVGFRVRRTVISVWILNLAASDLLATASLPFFTIFLARGGTWTLGTTFCKLHSSVFFLNMFVSAFLLAAISLDRCLVVHKPVWVHNRRNVRLVGRVCGIIWALAVLCTVPYYLFRDTIHRHDGRVMCYYNYAQYLPVRKFDLKELCEARQDALAISKLLLAFILPLVVIVWSYVSVTISIARRGRNRHPFRFVRLVVAVLMSFMVCWAPYHVFSVLEAVAQYRPSLRGLVASGLPSTASLAFLNSVLNPILYVFSCPDLCHKIRQSLAAVMESVLAEDLGEWSRRQSTQRSSISTSELLLRGRRSLNNAPSLRGRDSRAEEETAQKTKEPHPAN; encoded by the coding sequence ATGACCAACTCTAGCAGCAGCCCCGGCTACTGCCCTCTCATCCAGGCCATGGTGAACGCCAGCGTACCCTCCAACTCCTCGGCTGAGGTGGGGGCTCTGAGCCTGGCCACGGTGTGTCTCCACGGCCTGGTCTCCGCCTTCGGCATCCTGGAGAACATCCTCATCCTGGGGGTCGTGGGTTTCCGTGTCCGTCGTACCGTCATCAGCGTGTGGATTCTCAACCTGGCTGCCTCCGACCTCCTGGCCACGGCGTCACTCCCCTTCTTCACCATCTTCCTGGCCCGCGGAGGCACCTGGACCCTGGGCACCACCTTCTGCAAACTCCACTCCTCCGTCTTCTTCCTCAACATGTTCGTCAGCGCCTTCCTGCTGGCGGCCATCTCTCTAGACCGCTGTCTGGTGGTTCACAAGCCCGTCTGGGTCCACAACCGGAGGAATGTGCGGCTGGTCGGCAGGGTATGTGGAATCATCTGGGCCCTGGCTGTGCTCTGTACAGTACCGTACTACCTGTTCCGGGATACTATTCATCGGCATGACGGGCGGGTCATGTGTTACTATAACTACGCCCAGTATCTCCCTGTTAGGAAGTTTGACCTAAAAGAGCTGTGTGAGGCACGCCAGGATGCCCTGGCCATCTCTAAGCTCCTCCTGGCCTTCATTCTTCCCCTGGTGGTCATCGTGTGGAGCTATGTATCAGTGACCATTAGTATCGCGCGGCGTGGCCGCAACCGGCACCCTTTCCGCTTCGTTCGGCTAGTGGTAGCAGTGTTGATGAGCTTTATGGTCTGCTGGGCTCCATACCACGTCTTCAGCGTCCTGGAGGCTGTAGCTCAGTATAGACCCTCCCTCCGGGGCCTCGTGGCCAGTGGCCTGCCCTCCACCGCCAGCCTAGCCTTCCTCAACAGTGTGCTAAACCCCATCCTCTATGTGTTCAGCTGTCCGGACCTGTGCCATAAGATCAGGCAGTCCCTTGCGGCAGTAATGGAGAGCGTGCTGGCGGAGGACCTAGGGGAGTGGTCACGGCGACAAAGCACGCAGAGATCTTCCATCAGTACCTCAGAGCTGCTGCTGAGGGGGAGGAGGTCCCTCAACAATGCCCCCAGCCTGAGAGGAAGAGACTCCAGGGCGGAGGAGGAGACGGCACAGAAGACGAAGGAACCACACCCTGCTAACTGA
- the LOC115194350 gene encoding placenta-specific gene 8 protein: MATSVIINNQHSQPPQPQTPAFIAVHSNQWSTGICDCFDDLQVCCFAYCCFPCFACTTTSEFGECFCLPMLDVLWSSAQLVGLPTCTPPVSMSMRVAVRNRYGIQGDMMADCVYSTFCNVCSWCQMAREIKRRRQTFTVINTQPTMLPGQPMLMASQPGVITSQPMITSAPQAILSTRFM; encoded by the exons ATGGCAACGAGTGTGATAATCAACAACCAACATTCTCAGCCTCCTCAGCCCCAGACACCAGCTTTCATAGCTGTCCACTCTAACCAGTGGAGCACTGGCATTTGTGACTGCTTCGACGACTTGCAAGTCT GCTGTTTTGCCTACTGCTGCTTCCCCTGTTTCGCCTGCACCACCACCTCAGAGTTTGGAGAGTGTTTCTGTCTCCCCATGCTGGATGTCTTATGGTCCTCCGCCCAGCTGGTAGGGTTGCCAACCTGCACTCCTCCTGTGTCCATGTCCATGAGGGTGGCTGTACGTAACCGCTATGGCATTCAG GGTGACATGATGGCGGACTGTGTGTACTCCACCTTCTGCAACGTCTGCTCCTGGTGCCAGATGGCCAGAGAGATCAAGAGACGCAGACAGACCTTCACCGTCATCAACACCCAGCCCACCATGCTGCCCGGTCAGCCCATGTTGATGGCCTCCCAGCCTGGGGTCATCACATCTCAGCCTATGATCACCTCTGCCCCTCAGGCCATCTTGAGCACTAGATTCATGTAA